From Campylobacter pinnipediorum subsp. caledonicus:
TTTGTTGTAAGTGTTCCAGATGGAGAACAATATAAAAATTTACAAACTTGTGAAAATATTTTAGAACAACTTTTTATTAGTAAGCTAGACCGTTCTAGTATGCTCATATCTTTTGGTGGCGGGGTTGTTAGTGATATTACCGGATTTGTGGCTAGCATTTATCAAAGAGGAATAAAATTTATAAATATTCCTACCACTCTATTGTCACAAGTTGATGCTAGTGTTGGAGGAAAGACTGGCGTAAATAATAAGTTTGGTAAAAATTTAATCGGTTCTTTTTATCAACCAGAGGTTGTTTATTGCGAAACTAAATTTCTAAAAACACTATCACAAAGAGAATTTTCTGCTGGACTTGCGGAAGTGGTTAAAATGGCTGTTATGTTTGATAAAGATTTTTTTGATTTTATGCAAAATAGTGATATTAAAGATAAAAATATATTGGAAGAAATTATTAAAAAAGCGATAAAATTAAAAGCGGATATAGTTATGCAAGATGAAAAAGAGCTGGGGATAAGAGCTTTACTTAATTATGGCCATACATTTGCTCATGTTATAGAAAACGAAACAAAATATAGCGTTTATTTGCATGGTGAAGCTGTTGCTATCGGAATTAATATGGCAAATGAGCTTTCTTTAAGATTGGGATTAATTACGCAAGATGAAAAAGATATGATTAGGAATTTGTTAGTTAAGTTTAATTTACCTGTGTCGTATAAAATAGAAGATATTGAGAGATTTTATAATGCTTTTTTTCTTGATAAAAAGAGTCAGAACAATAGTATAAAATTTATATTAGCCAACGGAATTGGTAAAAACATTATAAAAAGCGATATTGATAAAGATTTAATTTGTGAAGTATTGAGTGAATTTAGATGAGATTTGTATTATTATTTTTTATTTTTTTATTTCAAGTTTTTGCAGACAATAATGTTAGTATTGATAGTAACTTAACAAATACAAGTATTTTAGATAGTAAAAAGCAACTAGAAAGTATAAACCTTTACCTTAAAAATAATATTTGGATGGCTAGATATGCCAACTATAATACTTTTCAAAGAATAAATAATGAACTTGAAGATAATGAAAGATTGATTAAAAAATACTCAAAAGATAGTAAGAAAAAGTCAGATATTTCTAAAAAAATAAAATATCTAAAAGATCAATTAGAGCTTTTAAAAGAGTATGAAAAAACTCCATTTTCAAATATGCTATCAGCTCCAGAGGTAGCTATTGCGCCTCGTATTACAAACCCAATCATGATGATTTCAGGGTTTTCATATATTAAAAAAATAAGAAGCGATAAAGAAGAGTATAAACATCATATTAATGAGCTTGATAATTTGTTAAAAAAATTAAAAGAAAAAGAGGAAATTTTAACTACTATCTTGCCAAATGATTTTAACAAAACAGTGCCAAATAAAATTTATGAACTCAGGACTCAAATAAGCGAGTTTGAGAGTGCAAAGCAGATTGCCGACACTACATTTGATGTATATGAAAAACGGGCAGATGAGTCTATAAATATAGCTACAAATGATATAAAATCACAAATTATAAGCACTATAAATATAGCTATTTTTATTATAGCTATAATAGCTATTTCATTCTTTTTTAAATTTATAGCAAAAAAAACTATAACAGATAATGATAGATTTTATATTGTAAATAAATTTATAAACTTTATAAATTTTGTTCTTATTATTCTTACATTGCTTTTTGTATATATAGAAAATGTTACATATGTTGTTACAGTTTTAGGTTTTGCATCAGCTGGTATTGCTATTGCTATGAAAGATATGTTTATGTCTATGCTTGGCTGGGTTGTTATAATATTTGGTGGTTCTATTCATGTTGGAGATAGGGTTAGAGTTAGCCATAATGGAAATATATATGTTGGCGATATCATAGATATATCTGTGCTTAGAATGACACTTTTTGAAGATGTCACCCTTACTACATATAAAGAAAATAGGCGTGGCGGAAGGATAGTTTTTATACCAAATAATTATATTTTTACAGAGCTTATATCTAATTATTCTCATCACGGCATGAAGACTGTATGGGATGGAATAGATGTTGTTTTGAGTTTTGATAGTAATCACAAAAAAGCTGTTCATATAGCAAAAACAATAACAAGAAAATATGCAAAAGGTTATACTGATATAGCTAAAAGACAGATGACAAGACTTAGAAATGAATATAGTATAAAAAATCCAAATGTAGAACCTAGGGTTTTTACATTTTTTGAACCCTATGGTATAAATGTTTCTATATGGTTTATGTCAAACTCATATGCTACTTTGACATTAAGAAGCACTATTAGTTCAGAGCTTATAGATGCTTTCAATAAAGAAGATGATATAGTTATAGCTTACCCTACTCAAACTATGTACTTTAGTAAAAAGCTATCTCCAAAGGAGCATGCTGATTTAGATAAAGAGGTGCTTTCTTGAAAAGAGATAAAATTTTTTTTAAAACATTTGGTTGCAGGACAAATATCTATGATACAGAACTTATAAAAAGTTATGTTAAAGATTATGATATAACTAATGATGAAGATACGGCTGATGTGGTGGTGGTAAACTCTTGTACGGTTACGAATGGTGCAGATAGTGGTGTTAGGAGTTATATAAATGGTCTTAAAAAGCGTGGAGTTAAGGTTGTCTTGACTGGTTGTGGTGCTGTTAGTAAAGGAAAAGAGCTTTATGATAAAAATGGTATTTTTGGAGTTATAGGTGCTAGTGAAAAGTCAAAAATAAATGAGTTGCTTTCAAACAACTCTAGATTTTTTGAACTCGGAAATCTAAACTCAATAGATAAAAATATAGTTACAAATTATGAAAATCACACAAAGGCTTTTATAAAAATTCAAGAGGGTTGTAATTTTGCTTGTTCTTATTGCATAATACCTAGTGTTAGGGGTAAGTCAAGAAGTATGGATGAAAACTCAATAATAAATGAGGCAAAAATTCTAGCTTCAAATGGTTATAACGAACTTGTTTTAACTGGTACAAATATAGGAAGTTATGGTAAGGACAGTGGCAGTTCTTTGGGTAAGCTTTTGTATAAACTTGGTCGCATATCTGGCATAAAAAGAATAAGGCTTGGAAGTATAGAGCCTAGTCAGATAGATGATGATTTTAGAGAAATTTTAAAAGAGCCTTGGCTTGAAAGACATCTTCATATAGCACTTCAACACACAAGCCAAGCTATGCTTAGTATAATGAGGCGTAGAAATCAAGCATTTAAGGATTTAGAACTTTTTTGTGAATTAAGAGAGCTTGGTTTTGCTTTAGGGACTGATTTTATAGTGGGACATCCTGGCGAAAGCGATGATATTTGGGAAGATGCTTTAATAAATTTTAAGAAATTCCCATTAACTCATATTCATGCTTTTATATATTCTCCAAGAAACAACACTTATTCATCAACATTAAAGCAAGATGTTAATGGTGCTGTGGCAAAACAAAGGTTAAAAACACTAAAAGATATAGTTTTACAAAATAATATTGATTTTAGAAGAGAAAACAGCATTCCTTTGCAAATTTTAGTAGAACAAAAAAATGGTGATTTCTTTGAGGGTTCTGATCAATTTTATAACAAGGTAAAAATAAGCTCAGATAAAGATATATCAAAAGAGTGGGTAGAAATTAAAAACTACAAAATAAGGGATGATGCAAATTATGCAGAAATTTAAATTTGAAAAGAAAAATATAGCTATCATAGCTCTTGTTTTACTTGTTGCGGTTATAGTTTTTGCTGTTTTTAGGGGTGAACCTAAAAATATAAGCTATGTAAATTTAGACCAATTTATAAAAAATGAACAGATACAAAAAGCCGTAATTAGTGGAAGCGATATCGTTTTTTATACAAAAAACAACAGATATAAAATTATAAAAGATGCTATAGATATAAAAGAACTTGCAAAAACAATACCAATAGAGCAAGAAAAACAATATATTATGATGGATGAGGTTTTTACAATTTTATTTTTGTTGATTATGATTTTTGTGTTTTTATTTGTTTTAAGTAAAATTAAAACAAATAAGGCGAATTATATGAATAAAAATCCAGCTTTTGAGCTTGAAAATATGGTTCAGTCAAGTATAAATCCAGTTGTATCAAATATAAATTTTAGTAATGTAGCTGGCATTAAAGATGTTAAAATAGAGCTTAGTGAGATAGTTGATTTTTTGAAAAATCCATCAAAATATAAAGAATTTGGTATAAAAATGCCAAAAGGTGTTTTGATGGTAGGACCACCGGGTGTAGGTAAGACACTTATAGCAAAAGCTGTTGCTGGCGAAGCAAATGTTCCATTTTTTTATCAAAATGGTGCTAGTTTTGTTCAAATTTATGTCGGTATGGGGGCAAAAAGAGTTAGAGAGCTTTTTGCAAAAGCAAAAGCTTATGCGCCATCTATTGTTTTTATAGATGAGATAGATGCTGTTGGTAAAAGTAGAGGTGGTGATAGAAATGATGAAAGAGAGGCTACATTAAATCAGCTTTTAACAGAAATGGACGGTTTTTTGGATAACTCAGGTGTTATTGTCATAGCTGCTACAAATCGTATAGAGATGATAGATGAAGCACTTTTAAGGTCTGGTAGATTTGATAGAAGAATTTTTTTATCAATGCCAAATGTTGGCGATAGGATAGATATCTTAAAATCATACTTGTCTGGAAAAACAACAAATGTTGATATTGAAGAAATTGCAAAAATGACAGTTGGTTTTTCAGGAGCTGCGCTTAGTACGTTGGTTAATGAAGCTGCAATAAATGCTTTAAGGCGTGGTGTTAGGGTTATAGAAACTTCTGATTTTGAAGCTGTTTCAAATAAAGTATTACTTGGTAAAAAAAGGGTTTTAAGCTATACAGAGCATGAAAAAAAGATACAATCCATTTATCAGGGTGCAAAGGCTCTTAGTGCTTATTGGTTTGATATAAAATTTGATAAAATTTCTCTTATCGAGGATCGTTTTTTGGGTGCTGAGCGAGAGATAGAGTCAAAGACTCAAATGTTATCAAGGATTAAGGTTTATCTTGCTGGAATGGTTAAACTGGAGCTTGAGTTTAATGATGTCTTTTCAAATTCTTATTATGATTTAAATATAGCAAAAAGTATAGCCGAAAAAATGGTGTTTGAATACGGAATGGGGCAATCTTTTACTTCAAATGTTTTGGATGTTGAGAATATATTAAAAACAGCCAAAACTGAAATATCTGAGTTTTTACAAGGTATGAAAATACAAAGTGAAGATATTTCAAATTTTATCTTTGAAAATGAAAGTATAGATAGATTTGATGTTTCTAAAATTTTAAATAAAACTTATGATTAGGAGTATGAGATGGATAAGAAATTAAAAATAGGTATATTAACATTAAGCGATAGAGCTAGTGAGGGCATTTATGAAGATATTTCTGGAAATGCCATAAAAGAACTTATGGATGATTGGATTGTTAGCGAAAGAGATTATGTTTATAGAGTTATCCCTGATGATTTTGATCTTATAAAAAACACACTTATTGAGTTTGCAGATGAGCTAAAATGCGATTTGATTCTTACCACTGGTGGAACTGGTCCTGCCTTAAGAGATGTTACGCCTGAAGCTACTGAGGCTGTTTGTGAAAAGATGATGCCAGGTTTTGGTGAGATGATGAGAAATGAGAGCTTAAAGTACGTTCCTACTGCTATTTTGTCTAGGCAGACAGCTGGAATTCGTGCAAATTCTCTTATAGTAAATTTACCAGGAAGCCCAAGAGCTATAAAAGAGTGTTTAGAGCCTATTTTTCCAGCTATACCGTATTGTATAGATTTGATAAATGGTGCTTATATTAAAACAGATGAAACAAAAATGAAAGTTTTTAGACCTAAACAAAGAAAGGCTTAAAATTTTATATTTTTCTACCAGATAAAATCAAAACACATATTTAGATTATTTTTATACATTAGGAGTTTTTATGCCACTTTCTAGACTAAATCAAGAGCAATATACTGCTGCTACTGCACCTTTTGGTGCGAATTTAGTTATAGCTAGTGCGGGAACTGGAAAAACTTCTACTATAGTAGCTAGAATCGCACATCTTTTAAATTTGGGTTGTGAACCGCAAAAGATACTGCTTTTGACTTTTACAAATAAAGCTGCTACAGAGATGATAGAAAGGTTAAATCGTTATTTTGATAAAAGTATAACTTCATCTATCACATCAGGCACATTTCATTCGGTATCTTATACCTTACTTAAAAAAATTGGGAAAAATGTAACATTAAAACAGCCAAGTGAGCTAAAAATGCTTCTAAAAAGCATAGTAGAAAAGCGAAAATTTTATCATTTAAGCGACATTAAACCATATGGTGGAGCTTATTTGTATGATGTTTATTCACTTTATCAAAACTCATCACAAGATGATAATTTTCACGATTATTTTGTAGCAAAAAATAGCGAACAAGCTCTTTATGCTGAAATTTATGAAGATATTTTAAAAGAATTTGAATTAGAGAAAGAGAAATTTGGCTATGTTGATTTTAATGATTTGCTTATTAAAATGAGAGATGAACTTAAAAATAATATAGATATAAAATATGATGAAATTTTAATAGATGAATATCAAGATACAAATACTCTTCAAGGGTCTTTAATAGATGCTTTTAATACAAAAAGTTTGTTTTGTGTTGGTGATTTTGATCAAAGTATTTATGCTTTTAATGGGGCAAATATAGAGATCATAGGTTCTTTTAAAGATCGTTTTAAAGATGCAAATATATATGCTTTAAATGTTAATTATCGCTCAAGCTCTTCTATACTTGCACTTGCAAATAAGGTTATATCAAACAATCCTAGACTTTACGAAAAAAAGCTGGTTGTGAGTAGGGAAGGTAAGTTTAAAAATCCGACATTGCTTGTTTATAATGAGCTTTTTGACCAATACACAAACATAGCAGATATTATCTCTTTATCGCCTTATGATAGAGAAAATATAGCTATTATTTTTAGAAATAACTCATCAGCAGATGGGATCGAGGTAGCTTTAAAAGAAAAAGGTGTAAATTCAAAAAGAAAGGGTGGTATTAGCTTTTTTGAAAGTAAAGAGATAAAGTCTTTGATTGATTTGATTGGAATTTATGTAAATCCAAAAGATATTATGGCATTTATACATATATTTGAATATGCAAAAGGTATAGGAAATGCTTTGAGTAAGGACATTTTTGATACTTTAATTAAGCTTGGGCATGGTGATTTGGTAAAAGGGCTTTTAAAACCAGACAGCACTGTGGATATAAAAAGTAAAAAAGTTCGCAATTATCAGCTTGGGCTTTTTGATGACTTTGATGATATTTCTGATGTTAATAAATTTAAAAATTTAAACTTTGATAGTGAATTTTTGTCTCATCCGGTTTTAAAAAAAGAAAAATTAAGCGAAGA
This genomic window contains:
- a CDS encoding mechanosensitive ion channel family protein, with the protein product MRFVLLFFIFLFQVFADNNVSIDSNLTNTSILDSKKQLESINLYLKNNIWMARYANYNTFQRINNELEDNERLIKKYSKDSKKKSDISKKIKYLKDQLELLKEYEKTPFSNMLSAPEVAIAPRITNPIMMISGFSYIKKIRSDKEEYKHHINELDNLLKKLKEKEEILTTILPNDFNKTVPNKIYELRTQISEFESAKQIADTTFDVYEKRADESINIATNDIKSQIISTINIAIFIIAIIAISFFFKFIAKKTITDNDRFYIVNKFINFINFVLIILTLLFVYIENVTYVVTVLGFASAGIAIAMKDMFMSMLGWVVIIFGGSIHVGDRVRVSHNGNIYVGDIIDISVLRMTLFEDVTLTTYKENRRGGRIVFIPNNYIFTELISNYSHHGMKTVWDGIDVVLSFDSNHKKAVHIAKTITRKYAKGYTDIAKRQMTRLRNEYSIKNPNVEPRVFTFFEPYGINVSIWFMSNSYATLTLRSTISSELIDAFNKEDDIVIAYPTQTMYFSKKLSPKEHADLDKEVLS
- a CDS encoding ATP-dependent helicase produces the protein MPLSRLNQEQYTAATAPFGANLVIASAGTGKTSTIVARIAHLLNLGCEPQKILLLTFTNKAATEMIERLNRYFDKSITSSITSGTFHSVSYTLLKKIGKNVTLKQPSELKMLLKSIVEKRKFYHLSDIKPYGGAYLYDVYSLYQNSSQDDNFHDYFVAKNSEQALYAEIYEDILKEFELEKEKFGYVDFNDLLIKMRDELKNNIDIKYDEILIDEYQDTNTLQGSLIDAFNTKSLFCVGDFDQSIYAFNGANIEIIGSFKDRFKDANIYALNVNYRSSSSILALANKVISNNPRLYEKKLVVSREGKFKNPTLLVYNELFDQYTNIADIISLSPYDRENIAIIFRNNSSADGIEVALKEKGVNSKRKGGISFFESKEIKSLIDLIGIYVNPKDIMAFIHIFEYAKGIGNALSKDIFDTLIKLGHGDLVKGLLKPDSTVDIKSKKVRNYQLGLFDDFDDISDVNKFKNLNFDSEFLSHPVLKKEKLSEDGANFLYELLNLLKKLQNLNDPYFFIKHIQNSKIFYFIVDVLSTKRATLKNGNVDLTLKEEIQEKIFQKTNVLLELSKKYNNVEKFYNFITLGSNEMSEGQGVSLLSVHASKGLEFEQVFVVDLAQNRFPNLKLMSMGGSLEEERRLFYVAVTRAKDELYLSYARFDKMKKVNYQPSCFLVEAGMAKESY
- the mog gene encoding molybdopterin adenylyltransferase, which encodes MDKKLKIGILTLSDRASEGIYEDISGNAIKELMDDWIVSERDYVYRVIPDDFDLIKNTLIEFADELKCDLILTTGGTGPALRDVTPEATEAVCEKMMPGFGEMMRNESLKYVPTAILSRQTAGIRANSLIVNLPGSPRAIKECLEPIFPAIPYCIDLINGAYIKTDETKMKVFRPKQRKA
- the aroB gene encoding 3-dehydroquinate synthase codes for the protein MQIDVRLNCSEKNYKVYVNELDKIQHKGKIAIITNPKVSGLHLKSLLENIVCDECFVVSVPDGEQYKNLQTCENILEQLFISKLDRSSMLISFGGGVVSDITGFVASIYQRGIKFINIPTTLLSQVDASVGGKTGVNNKFGKNLIGSFYQPEVVYCETKFLKTLSQREFSAGLAEVVKMAVMFDKDFFDFMQNSDIKDKNILEEIIKKAIKLKADIVMQDEKELGIRALLNYGHTFAHVIENETKYSVYLHGEAVAIGINMANELSLRLGLITQDEKDMIRNLLVKFNLPVSYKIEDIERFYNAFFLDKKSQNNSIKFILANGIGKNIIKSDIDKDLICEVLSEFR
- the mtaB gene encoding tRNA (N(6)-L-threonylcarbamoyladenosine(37)-C(2))-methylthiotransferase MtaB, coding for MKRDKIFFKTFGCRTNIYDTELIKSYVKDYDITNDEDTADVVVVNSCTVTNGADSGVRSYINGLKKRGVKVVLTGCGAVSKGKELYDKNGIFGVIGASEKSKINELLSNNSRFFELGNLNSIDKNIVTNYENHTKAFIKIQEGCNFACSYCIIPSVRGKSRSMDENSIINEAKILASNGYNELVLTGTNIGSYGKDSGSSLGKLLYKLGRISGIKRIRLGSIEPSQIDDDFREILKEPWLERHLHIALQHTSQAMLSIMRRRNQAFKDLELFCELRELGFALGTDFIVGHPGESDDIWEDALINFKKFPLTHIHAFIYSPRNNTYSSTLKQDVNGAVAKQRLKTLKDIVLQNNIDFRRENSIPLQILVEQKNGDFFEGSDQFYNKVKISSDKDISKEWVEIKNYKIRDDANYAEI
- a CDS encoding ATP-dependent metallopeptidase FtsH/Yme1/Tma family protein; amino-acid sequence: MQKFKFEKKNIAIIALVLLVAVIVFAVFRGEPKNISYVNLDQFIKNEQIQKAVISGSDIVFYTKNNRYKIIKDAIDIKELAKTIPIEQEKQYIMMDEVFTILFLLIMIFVFLFVLSKIKTNKANYMNKNPAFELENMVQSSINPVVSNINFSNVAGIKDVKIELSEIVDFLKNPSKYKEFGIKMPKGVLMVGPPGVGKTLIAKAVAGEANVPFFYQNGASFVQIYVGMGAKRVRELFAKAKAYAPSIVFIDEIDAVGKSRGGDRNDEREATLNQLLTEMDGFLDNSGVIVIAATNRIEMIDEALLRSGRFDRRIFLSMPNVGDRIDILKSYLSGKTTNVDIEEIAKMTVGFSGAALSTLVNEAAINALRRGVRVIETSDFEAVSNKVLLGKKRVLSYTEHEKKIQSIYQGAKALSAYWFDIKFDKISLIEDRFLGAEREIESKTQMLSRIKVYLAGMVKLELEFNDVFSNSYYDLNIAKSIAEKMVFEYGMGQSFTSNVLDVENILKTAKTEISEFLQGMKIQSEDISNFIFENESIDRFDVSKILNKTYD